TTTAGCAAGTGGTTCATATACTAATGTCTTTGCCATATTAGTTGGAAGTATCTTTTCTCCCCCACCAGTTGTAGTTCCTATAGCTCCTAATGAAGCTCTAGTTTCTGGAGATAATTCTTTCCCTGTTATTGCACTTCTTATTAGTTCCGCCTTTGCACTTATCATTCTTTGTTCTGGCGTTTCGTTATTTTCTTTAAATTCAATTTCTTGTGCTTTAGCTTGTGCCTTGGCATTTCTTTTGTCTAGCTCGGATTTTATAGCATCTCTACAAGTTTCTAAATTCTTTATATCACTTTCTAATCTAGTCACTTCTTCTGCTTTATTATTTGTCGCCATTTCTATAACTTCAGCACTTTTCTTTTCTATTTCTGCATTGAAGTCATTTAGCTCATTTCTTAATTGAAATGTGCTTTTTTTACCCTCTCCGAATAGCTGTAAATTCATTCTAATTAAACCTTGTTTCCTTTTCATATTACATGTCTCCTTTATTTGTGTATTTTGAATATTTGTTTATAATTTCTTGTTTTCTCTTTTCCCAGTTCTTATCTACAGGTTGATCGCCTTTTACACTTCTCACTTCTGCATTTGTTTGTGGATAGGCTGGTATAGGCGTTATAGTTATTTCTCTTAAATCAAGCTCTTGAAGTATTCTAAAGTCCCCATCTTCTGTAAACTTCCATTCATTTTTCTTAACATAAGCACCAAATGAACATTGATTTACTATTCCCTCGGCCATCAGTTGAGATAAATCTCTAGATAGTTGAGTATCTGGGAGATTAATTTCAAATTTAAGTCCCACATCATCCTCTTGAAGTGTCATATTTACATCTTTTCTTGCTAATACATTACTCCAATCATGATTGTATAAAGCTAATATAGAATTATTTTCTAATGCTTCTTCAAAAGCACCTGGTACTATTTGCTCTTGAAATTCATCCCCCCATCTATCCCTTATGGTTGTATATTGATTAAATACTGCTGCATATCCACCAATGGTAGCACCTTTTCCACTTGAATTATCTCTAACTTGAAGGTTTCTTATTTGAAATGTCCTCTGTTCCATTTCCTGTTTGTTTTCCTTCTCCATTTCCTTCACCCCCTTTCGATTGTTTTTTTATCCTTTCATGATTTTCTAATGTATCTAAGAAAGTATAGTTTAAAGACACTAACGGTCTGTCTCCTAAAGGGCCTATGTCTTCCATATCTTCTAATTCATATATTTTATTAGGCGTCATCCCTGCAATGGGAGTCATTTTATTGTAGTAATCAGCCCTTGTTTTCATATCCCCTCTAACTAATGCATTAATATTAAATTTAAAGTACATGCCATCCTTACGTTCTTTAGGCGATAGTAATTTATAATTAAGTTCTTGCTCTATCATTATTGCATCCGGAGATATACAACTTTGTACAAAGTGGATATTCTGATGTTCTATACTTCCATATTTAGCTCCATCCATTTCAGAAAGCATAAATAAAGGTACCCCGCTTGTCATGGATACCTGTTGTATTGTTATTTTATTGTTTTC
Above is a window of Gottschalkia purinilytica DNA encoding:
- a CDS encoding HK97 family phage prohead protease; the protein is MEKENKQEMEQRTFQIRNLQVRDNSSGKGATIGGYAAVFNQYTTIRDRWGDEFQEQIVPGAFEEALENNSILALYNHDWSNVLARKDVNMTLQEDDVGLKFEINLPDTQLSRDLSQLMAEGIVNQCSFGAYVKKNEWKFTEDGDFRILQELDLREITITPIPAYPQTNAEVRSVKGDQPVDKNWEKRKQEIINKYSKYTNKGDM